A stretch of Imperialibacter roseus DNA encodes these proteins:
- a CDS encoding MBL fold metallo-hydrolase, which yields MSFHILEIKFNFNGTEEAIYPTVIQSGNETLLIDCGYEGFLPKLEEELCEVNLSFNELTGILITHHDIDHMGSLFEIKAKYPHLKVWSSDLEAGYIDGSKKSLRLIQAEDTYDQLPVAYKEGARYFIDQLKRMKAVPVDKVFGLNKEGELLEGVEVIHTPGHVSIYLTHRQTLIAADAVVVENGELEIANPQFTLDMPTALASVKKLERLAIDRLVCYHGGLFGRDASAALLNLTKRYKATQVKANTV from the coding sequence ATGAGCTTTCATATACTTGAGATCAAATTCAACTTCAATGGCACCGAAGAGGCCATTTACCCAACAGTCATTCAATCGGGCAATGAAACCTTGCTCATCGACTGCGGCTACGAAGGATTCCTCCCGAAGCTGGAAGAGGAATTGTGTGAGGTCAACCTTTCCTTCAATGAACTAACCGGCATTCTCATCACCCATCATGATATCGACCATATGGGAAGCCTTTTTGAAATAAAGGCGAAGTATCCACACTTGAAGGTTTGGTCTTCAGATTTGGAAGCGGGGTATATCGACGGCAGCAAAAAATCGCTTAGACTGATCCAGGCTGAAGACACCTATGATCAGCTCCCGGTGGCTTACAAAGAAGGTGCACGCTATTTTATTGACCAACTCAAGCGAATGAAAGCTGTTCCGGTGGATAAAGTCTTTGGGCTGAATAAAGAGGGTGAGTTGCTGGAAGGAGTTGAAGTAATTCATACGCCAGGCCACGTTTCCATCTACTTGACGCATCGCCAAACCCTGATAGCCGCAGATGCTGTAGTGGTGGAAAATGGAGAGCTGGAAATAGCCAACCCCCAATTCACCCTGGACATGCCAACGGCCCTTGCGTCGGTTAAGAAGCTTGAACGACTAGCCATAGACAGGCTCGTCTGCTACCACGGCGGCTTGTTCGGCAGGGATGCCAGTGCTGCGCTTTTAAACCTTACAAAAAGGTATAAGGCAACGCAGGTGAAGGCGAATACAGTCTAA
- a CDS encoding two-component regulator propeller domain-containing protein: protein MKNLADIRKQRIAAVLLSILLLLALVFTVAAQNQRLKFEHFGSDNGLSHSHVISILQDSRGFLWFGTRDGLNKYDGYKFTVYTEEPDDSTTIGSNYIQQLVEDSQGNIWVATWGGGLSMYDRRKGRFYRFKYSAADSTSISSNLVKTLAIDKDDNLWLGMENGTLDFFDNTTLTFTHFAHIPGDSTSLGGSTVEAVMVDSQDRVWVGTYAHGLYLLNPNGKSFTKFTHDPANSNSLASNSVRVLMEDEKGNIWIGAIEGGLNLIKENETSFRKVNSPGDLVTESIYALEEDANGNIWIGLENGGVSVYDPKGKTFVNHIENDSQFSLTSNSVWSIIEDSKGTIWIGTFNGGINYIDNDFNKFNHFQYNPSANSLSSDKVLCMMEDADGLVWIGTDGGGANLFDPATGNFTHYRHDGNNPNSLCGDYVLTIMEDHEGKLWFGTWADGLTVYDRITNKFTHYKSDPTKPGSLKSNNVWRIYEDKKGNIWVGTFGGGVSVFQREKGSFRHYLNNPEVSTSLSSNSVTSFLEDSEGDFWIGTQGGGLNKFNPATDNFTVFKEGEGPGSISNNVIYNVLEDSSGNILLSTNNGLNILDKQTNTFSALQVRDGLLNNIVAGVLEDSHYNLWIGTDKGLSKFDRANKTFKNYTSNDGLLKGEFKDHAFLKTTSGAMYFGGNDGFNQFVPDSIIDTAFDPPIAITSFKVFNEELAVSTDSLSDEGLKISIGEATEVFLRHDQTVFSIEFASLNFTKPSRKRYMYMLEGFDEDWIEIGEKNAVTYTNLDPADYIFRVRGLDNEGHWSQNEASLAISISPPFWLTWWFKVFSSFAVAGLLVGYYRIKMGRVKSQKFRLEKQVEERTKQLEKSTNQEREARLEAEKANKAKSVFLATMSHEIRTPLNGVLGMASLLAETSLDDEQKEYSETIKICGEGLLNVINDILDFSKIESGNIELEEKDFDLRNCIEEVLDMFANRATLAGLDLIYQIGYNVPTQVVGDSHRLKQVLVNLVSNAIKFTKDGEIFVNVKLGHGSNGTLGLQIDVSDTGIGIHEDKIERLFKPFSQVDSSTTREYGGTGLGLVICERLVGLMGGKIEVQSTPGVGTVFSFNIVVGTSQQALRTYVHFNVAGLEGKKVLVIDDNSTNLKILSNQLGLWKLAPSVATSGSEAIELVKRQGAFDLIITDMHMPEMDGVTLAKSLKKLHKDIPIILLSSLGNDHHKTYIDLFAEVLTKPVRQSELYKAIIDQLKGKTHKPKEEPATSNQLNAEFSKKHALKVLIAEDNLVNQKLAERVLSKLGYSPVIVQNGQDAVDAVRSGGFDLVFMDVQMPVLDGLEATKKIRALPGDQPAIVAMTANAMQGDSDICIAAGMDDYISKPIKIEELVVLLRKVSTMSVTA, encoded by the coding sequence ATGAAAAACCTTGCAGACATCCGGAAACAGCGCATTGCTGCGGTCTTATTGTCAATTCTTTTGTTACTAGCACTTGTTTTTACCGTTGCGGCCCAAAATCAGCGCCTGAAGTTCGAACATTTCGGATCCGACAATGGCCTTTCACACAGTCACGTTATTTCCATTTTGCAAGATAGCCGGGGGTTTCTCTGGTTTGGTACCCGTGATGGACTCAATAAGTACGACGGTTACAAGTTTACCGTGTACACCGAAGAGCCTGACGACAGCACGACGATTGGAAGCAACTACATTCAACAGTTGGTTGAAGACAGCCAGGGTAATATTTGGGTAGCAACCTGGGGAGGCGGTTTAAGTATGTACGACCGGCGAAAGGGTAGGTTTTATCGGTTCAAATATAGCGCCGCAGACTCTACCAGCATCAGCAGCAATCTGGTAAAGACGCTTGCGATCGATAAGGATGATAATCTTTGGCTCGGCATGGAAAATGGCACTCTTGACTTTTTTGACAATACTACCCTAACGTTTACACATTTCGCTCACATTCCAGGCGACTCTACAAGCCTGGGCGGATCGACTGTCGAAGCCGTAATGGTTGATAGCCAGGACAGGGTATGGGTGGGAACCTATGCCCACGGCCTCTATTTGCTGAACCCCAACGGAAAATCTTTCACAAAGTTTACGCATGATCCAGCCAATTCCAACTCCCTTGCAAGCAACTCTGTTCGGGTACTCATGGAAGATGAGAAGGGAAACATCTGGATAGGGGCTATAGAGGGTGGGCTCAACCTGATAAAAGAAAATGAAACCAGTTTTAGAAAAGTGAATTCACCAGGAGATTTAGTAACAGAAAGCATATATGCACTGGAGGAAGATGCCAATGGAAATATCTGGATTGGTCTTGAAAACGGCGGTGTGTCAGTGTACGACCCAAAGGGCAAGACTTTTGTAAATCATATAGAAAATGACAGTCAGTTTAGCCTGACGAGCAATTCGGTATGGAGTATCATTGAAGACTCAAAGGGAACGATTTGGATCGGTACATTCAATGGCGGAATTAATTATATCGACAACGATTTCAATAAATTTAACCACTTTCAATACAACCCGTCTGCCAATAGCCTCAGCAGCGACAAGGTATTATGTATGATGGAAGATGCTGACGGGCTTGTTTGGATAGGTACGGATGGAGGTGGCGCCAATCTTTTCGATCCGGCTACAGGTAATTTCACACACTATCGGCATGACGGCAACAACCCCAATAGCTTATGCGGCGACTATGTGCTAACCATTATGGAAGACCACGAAGGCAAGCTTTGGTTTGGCACCTGGGCCGACGGCCTGACAGTCTACGACCGTATCACAAATAAGTTTACCCACTATAAAAGTGATCCAACCAAACCTGGAAGCCTCAAAAGCAACAACGTTTGGCGTATATATGAAGATAAAAAAGGAAATATTTGGGTAGGCACTTTCGGCGGGGGCGTCAGCGTTTTTCAAAGAGAGAAGGGAAGTTTTAGGCATTATCTTAACAACCCTGAAGTTTCAACTAGCTTATCCTCCAATAGTGTGACTTCTTTTCTTGAGGATAGCGAGGGTGACTTCTGGATAGGCACGCAGGGTGGTGGACTCAATAAGTTCAACCCAGCCACAGATAATTTTACGGTATTCAAAGAAGGAGAAGGCCCTGGGTCGATAAGCAACAACGTGATTTATAACGTGTTGGAAGATTCCAGCGGCAACATACTGCTGAGTACCAATAATGGCCTCAATATTCTCGATAAACAGACAAATACTTTCAGCGCTCTTCAGGTAAGGGACGGGCTGCTTAATAATATCGTCGCCGGTGTCTTAGAAGACAGCCATTATAACCTGTGGATCGGAACTGATAAAGGACTGTCTAAATTTGACAGAGCAAACAAAACATTCAAAAATTACACATCCAATGATGGCCTGCTCAAAGGGGAGTTCAAAGACCATGCATTTTTAAAAACCACCTCAGGAGCGATGTACTTTGGGGGCAACGATGGCTTCAATCAATTCGTGCCTGACAGTATTATTGATACTGCCTTTGATCCTCCCATTGCAATCACCAGCTTCAAAGTGTTCAATGAGGAGCTAGCCGTCAGCACCGATAGTTTGTCAGATGAGGGCTTAAAAATAAGCATCGGTGAGGCCACGGAGGTTTTCCTCCGTCACGACCAGACAGTTTTTAGTATCGAGTTTGCTTCGTTGAATTTCACCAAACCGTCTCGAAAGCGGTATATGTACATGTTGGAGGGCTTTGATGAGGACTGGATCGAGATTGGTGAAAAAAATGCCGTTACGTACACCAATCTAGATCCCGCCGACTATATTTTCCGGGTTCGGGGTCTTGACAACGAAGGTCACTGGTCTCAAAATGAGGCATCCCTTGCAATATCGATATCGCCGCCATTTTGGCTTACATGGTGGTTCAAAGTATTTTCCAGCTTCGCTGTGGCAGGTCTTCTGGTAGGTTACTACCGGATTAAGATGGGAAGAGTAAAAAGTCAAAAATTTAGGCTCGAAAAGCAGGTAGAGGAAAGAACCAAACAGCTGGAGAAATCCACGAATCAGGAACGTGAGGCCAGGTTGGAGGCAGAAAAAGCTAACAAAGCCAAAAGCGTTTTCCTGGCTACTATGAGTCACGAAATTCGAACACCATTGAATGGTGTGTTGGGAATGGCCTCTCTTCTGGCTGAAACCTCCCTCGACGACGAACAAAAGGAATATTCAGAAACGATCAAGATTTGTGGTGAAGGCCTGTTGAACGTTATCAACGACATACTTGACTTCTCAAAAATTGAATCAGGCAATATCGAGCTCGAAGAGAAAGACTTTGACCTGAGAAACTGTATCGAAGAAGTGCTGGACATGTTCGCTAACAGAGCGACTTTGGCCGGGCTGGACCTCATCTACCAGATTGGGTACAATGTGCCTACGCAAGTAGTTGGGGATAGTCACCGGTTGAAACAGGTATTGGTAAACCTTGTTAGCAATGCTATCAAATTCACCAAAGACGGAGAGATTTTCGTTAATGTAAAACTGGGACATGGCTCAAATGGCACATTGGGACTGCAAATTGATGTGAGCGATACTGGCATAGGAATTCATGAAGACAAGATAGAACGCCTTTTCAAGCCGTTTTCGCAGGTCGATAGCTCAACCACCCGTGAGTATGGGGGAACCGGCCTTGGCCTGGTGATCTGCGAGCGACTGGTGGGCCTGATGGGTGGAAAAATTGAGGTGCAAAGTACTCCTGGTGTTGGTACGGTATTTTCCTTCAACATAGTTGTTGGCACAAGCCAGCAGGCGCTGCGAACCTACGTGCATTTCAATGTTGCAGGCTTGGAGGGAAAGAAGGTGCTCGTGATTGATGATAACTCTACCAATTTGAAAATTTTGAGTAACCAGCTTGGGCTGTGGAAGTTGGCACCCTCAGTCGCCACATCGGGCAGCGAAGCTATCGAACTGGTGAAACGACAAGGTGCTTTCGACCTCATCATCACAGATATGCATATGCCGGAAATGGACGGAGTGACGCTGGCAAAAAGCCTGAAAAAGCTGCATAAGGATATACCCATTATCCTCTTGAGTTCCTTGGGCAACGATCATCACAAGACATACATCGATCTGTTTGCCGAAGTGCTCACGAAGCCAGTTCGCCAAAGTGAGCTTTATAAGGCGATTATCGACCAGCTAAAGGGGAAAACGCATAAACCAAAAGAGGAGCCAGCAACATCTAACCAGTTGAACGCAGAGTTTTCGAAAAAGCACGCACTCAAAGTGTTAATTGCTGAAGACAATCTGGTCAATCAAAAACTGGCCGAAAGAGTGCTGAGCAAGCTCGGTTACAGTCCGGTAATCGTTCAAAATGGACAGGACGCCGTGGATGCTGTTCGCAGCGGAGGCTTTGACCTTGTGTTTATGGACGTGCAGATGCCTGTGCTCGATGGCCTTGAGGCCACCAAAAAAATACGGGCCTTACCTGGCGACCAGCCCGCAATTGTAGCCATGACGGCAAACGCTATGCAGGGCGACAGCGACATTTGCATTGCTGCAGGCATGGACGACTATATCAGCAAACCGATAAAGATCGAAGAACTTGTTGTGTTGTTGAGGAAAGTGTCGACTATGAGTGTAACAGCCTGA
- a CDS encoding Na+/H+ antiporter NhaC family protein — protein sequence MDHYGFLSLLPPVIAIFLAIRTKQVFVALIIGIWLGYVILAGWNPFIGSLNTVQAMVDVFKDDGNTRTVIFTLFIGALIAFIQRSGGVEGFIVYVNKKMESAHKDNVEKKSLYVRLLAGITGMLIFVESNISVLTTGTLYRPLFDQLKISREKLAYICDSSSAPSCILIPFNAWGAYIMGLLLMQGFERPFSTLFASLPFNFYPLLAVAFLFWIIITNKDFGPMKKAETRARVEGKVIADGATPMISEEITIIAPIEGKPQRAINMLVPIVTMVVMMPIFLVYTGWSSINWSQQPGMFDAVFEAIGGGSGSASVTYAVITSLAVAATMYGLQGIMTGKEMINLTLKGMSGMISMALLMVLAFAIGSLCKTLGTGFYVAEVTKSWLSPALVPAIVFAVSCFIAFSTGTSWGTFAIMISIAVPMAQSFGTDPHVAIAAALGGGVFGDHCSPISDTTMISSMASASDHIDHVRTQMPYALVAGGITVVLYLIVGFVTL from the coding sequence ATGGATCACTACGGCTTTCTCTCGCTCCTCCCTCCTGTTATCGCCATTTTTCTCGCTATTCGCACCAAGCAGGTGTTTGTTGCCCTGATCATAGGCATCTGGCTGGGCTACGTCATTCTGGCGGGATGGAATCCTTTCATAGGGTCGCTGAATACTGTGCAGGCGATGGTGGACGTGTTCAAAGATGACGGAAATACCAGAACGGTGATCTTCACCTTGTTTATCGGTGCTCTGATTGCCTTCATTCAGCGGTCTGGCGGTGTGGAGGGCTTCATTGTTTATGTGAACAAAAAAATGGAGAGCGCTCACAAGGATAATGTAGAAAAAAAGAGCCTCTATGTGAGGCTGCTGGCGGGCATAACGGGGATGCTCATTTTCGTTGAGTCCAATATTTCAGTGCTAACCACAGGTACATTATACAGACCACTATTTGATCAGCTGAAAATTTCCAGGGAAAAGCTGGCTTACATATGCGACTCCAGCTCAGCGCCTTCATGCATTTTGATTCCATTCAATGCCTGGGGAGCCTATATCATGGGCTTGCTGCTTATGCAAGGCTTTGAGCGGCCTTTTTCTACACTTTTTGCCTCGCTCCCATTTAACTTTTATCCATTGCTGGCCGTTGCTTTTCTTTTTTGGATCATCATTACCAACAAAGATTTTGGGCCGATGAAAAAGGCCGAAACCAGGGCTCGTGTGGAGGGCAAAGTAATTGCAGATGGCGCCACGCCGATGATATCAGAGGAGATTACCATCATAGCACCCATTGAGGGCAAGCCCCAGCGGGCCATCAATATGCTCGTGCCCATCGTGACCATGGTTGTGATGATGCCCATTTTTCTGGTTTATACTGGCTGGAGTAGTATCAACTGGTCGCAGCAGCCCGGCATGTTTGACGCCGTCTTCGAGGCCATAGGCGGTGGATCAGGCTCTGCCTCTGTTACCTATGCCGTGATCACTTCGCTGGCTGTGGCGGCTACCATGTATGGCCTGCAGGGCATCATGACCGGCAAAGAAATGATTAACCTGACGCTAAAAGGCATGAGCGGGATGATTTCCATGGCACTGCTCATGGTGCTGGCCTTTGCCATTGGAAGCCTTTGTAAGACATTAGGCACAGGTTTTTACGTTGCGGAAGTGACAAAAAGCTGGTTGTCGCCTGCGCTGGTGCCGGCCATCGTGTTTGCAGTGAGCTGTTTCATTGCTTTTTCTACAGGCACCTCCTGGGGCACTTTTGCGATTATGATCTCCATTGCTGTGCCCATGGCGCAGTCATTTGGAACCGATCCTCATGTAGCCATTGCTGCTGCATTGGGTGGCGGCGTATTCGGAGACCACTGCTCTCCCATTTCCGACACTACGATGATTTCGTCTATGGCATCTGCTTCTGACCACATCGACCATGTGCGAACCCAGATGCCCTATGCACTTGTGGCTGGTGGCATCACAGTGGTGCTGTACCTGATTGTGGGTTTTGTGACACTTTAA